Genomic segment of Bicyclus anynana chromosome 18, ilBicAnyn1.1, whole genome shotgun sequence:
GGTTTCGGATTACGCAGTCTtggcttcgaatcctgggtcagtcAATCTATACGAGATACTGTGTTTTACTtgtttctaagaaattttcagttgtgtgcgttttaagaaattaaatatcacgtgtctcacacggtgaaggaaaaacatcgtgaggaaacctgcataccaaagaattttcttaattctctgcgtatgtaaagtctgctaatccgcattgggccagcgtggtggactattgggctaactctttcattctgagaggagactcgacagtaagccgaatatgggttgacaatgaagCCCGCAAACCAGCATTGGAGCAGCCTGGTGGGTCTATACTCCATATCTTTTCTCctttaaggagggaggcctggccctgtgaTGGACCGTTaggcagatgatgatgatgcaatacTTACTTTATAGAAATATTAGACATGACCTCGTTCTAGTGGCGATGCGCCTATTTGTGTTGTTAAtcgttattattgttataattagtCAGTATTAGAGGAATTAACAATActaaactattattgttccgatagttgtttcagtcaatgagATATACTAAATAAGGTCAGAAGAAGAAaatctttattgcacacaaaacaaACGATTACAaacaggaggaggttctacgttcggctgttttttttttaactttttattttgtcttgttgtaggcaatatttaaaaaaaataggatatTCGCCTCACCTTTTGTAAAGCCTAAAGCGATGTACATTTCACATTAttgaatcatttattttatactgggtataaaatataagtatatctttaaggattttttttacattaataggTAGATACTTAGGTACGTAAATCTAAATTAATTCAGAATACGATTCAGGATCGGACAGGGTTTTTTACATAATACCTAATGTGTAGTTACTTAGTCAGGAGTAGTTATCTTTTAATAAgataaagataagataagataaatatactttatttgcacaccacaaagacaaaaacaagtgaaataaaaaacaaattaagaagagatcagcatacaaaaggcggccttatcgctaagtagcgatttcttccaggcaaccttcggtttaggaaaacttaaggacatcagcaggtggcgtaaaacaaaaataaccatagtattagtaatacacatacatacaaataatttacatcctaatacataaacaatattacacaaatacctacaataatgaataaaatacatatcaaaatatactaataaatacctcatattaaaaagaaataatatatacagatcgtctttactgcaccagataatgagtctttacggcatttttaaaaatgaccagtgtctttgattgccgtatgtttaatgtaaatatacccgaaattgtattgtagctttgtataatatgtatattctgtaatctttgtggccttagttttaaacttatgtaatctaataattatgtacctactgttacactgttgattacaaataaatatataaaataaaaattaaaattaaaatcacaccTTTGAAATCACACCTACTTAGtaagaattattaaaacaacaaaataatttcattcataTCTTTATTTGaactaaatcaaaatcaatttaatcagttctattaaaaacaaataatatacatttaataacaattttaaaacaaattaactttACAAGGCGCGGGCAATTGGTCTTCCAGCGGTATAAGCAGAAGCGATTGGTACACTTTGGTACGGTCCGCTTGGGTACGGTCCGCTCGGGTACGGTCCGCTCGGGTACGGGACATACGCTCCGGGGTAACCTGGTAACGGTCCGGGGTACGCTGGGATTGGCGCCTGTTCAATTTCGCTGACCATCCCAACTTGTGGGCTGGTACATTCGTAAGCCACAGTACCAGTACCACACGCTGGCAACGGTCCTTCTAAAGACACAGCACCCAAGAAAGGCAACTGACCAGTCACAGCCAAAGGTCCTTCGATGACCATCTTATCAGTCTCAACAGTTACACCAGTCGAAGCCATGGGCGATGCACTGTTTACTCTCAACCCTCCGCCGTTAGATGCTGATAGCTCTGATATGGATAAGCCAAAGTTTAAGCCAGGCACGCCAGGTCCAGTGATAGTCTCACACGCGTAGACGGGGAAAGCCAGGGGTAGCTCGGACCCTAAATTGGCTACAGTGATTTCAGGAACTGGGATTGGTACTGGAGCCCGGAGACACTGACAGGTTATTGTCTggaaaagaattatttatttttagtttatatgtCACAATagtacagttttttttactatttacaagttagcccttgactacaatctcacccgatggtaagtgttgatgcaatctaagaagcgggataacttgttaggaggaagatgaaaatccacacccatatcggtttttacacgacatcgtaccggaaggctaacTCGCTTGGCAATACGtatttgccgatagggtggtaactagccacagtcgaagcctcaatccgcccagctgggaatcgaacccaggacctccgtcttgtaagtccaccgtgCCACGGAGGCGTCAAAATGaaatttacaagtttgcccAGCCTGACTGTCCAacgtggaaatgcagccagtattcttgacACCATTTCAAATAAGCAATATCTgtttattaggataagttagcctaAGAttcttatttcaataaaattttgccTTCTCGATGATTGgaaactaaattataaagtaGTTCAATTGCACTTTTTTACGCGTGATATCGTATGAAGATAGTTTTTCTCGTGAAAATAGTTTGTCGCCATATCGGGAAAAATTACCTATTCTTATACTGATAAGGTCGCCCTTGAAATAATTAtcttttaatatcaataaattataaaaaataacttaggtATGATATCTACCTGTATCACAACAGCAGAAAACAGAATAATAACTTTGAAAGCCATTTTGttaaccaaaaaaaatgttaactttttctttttgctGAACTTGGTAGTTTAATAATAGCTATTAAAAAAGTATACCTGCTTTTATATGTTACGAATTACATAATTTCATCAAACAATTAGGTATATGTGACATGACTAAGTTTGTGATTACGTGTGGTGgagaaaaaatgtttaattatctTTGTAATTGTTTCATAAATATTGATAACTATACATGGcatgaaaattatttcttttttagatAACCAAAGCAAAAATTAATGTGAAAGCTAAACAGACTATTTCCAAAAGCAGAAAATCGTATAGTATaaaggtaggcgtccacatatccgcatcgaaAGTACGCGGACGCAtagcattaaacggatttttaactTTACGGTAGgttcgtacgatgcggatcaatggacgcacttttatgacttcctatacaaataatactacgATTCGTTTCATGCGATGCGTCCTATACTTACGATCCGGATATGTGGATGCCTACCATTAAGGTGCTAAGGTGTGAAGACTGATCGCCTACGGGATTTGTCGGCTCGGTGACTCTCAGACTACATAATCGCAGCGTCTTCGCTGTTGAAGACAACCTCCTAGTTTTTCAACATTATCCAAACATTGGTCTCACCCATAATCACGGGGCTTTAGGATTAATGCACAGGTTAAAACAATCTTCTCGAACGTCGCTCAAGTCAAAGTCCAAGTCTCAAAGATTATTTATCGAATcatgcccttagagagtcgtccCGCCCATCCCGGGTTTTCTGTTTTCGGACCCCACTGGGCG
This window contains:
- the LOC112051620 gene encoding chorion class CB protein PC404-like, producing the protein MAFKVIILFSAVVIQTITCQCLRAPVPIPVPEITVANLGSELPLAFPVYACETITGPGVPGLNFGLSISELSASNGGGLRVNSASPMASTGVTVETDKMVIEGPLAVTGQLPFLGAVSLEGPLPACGTGTVAYECTSPQVGMVSEIEQAPIPAYPGPLPGYPGAYVPYPSGPYPSGPYPSGPYQSVPIASAYTAGRPIARAL